Proteins encoded together in one Triticum dicoccoides isolate Atlit2015 ecotype Zavitan chromosome 7B, WEW_v2.0, whole genome shotgun sequence window:
- the LOC119340895 gene encoding U-box domain-containing protein 8-like, whose protein sequence is MEVSKQASWPDDFLCPISLELMTDPVILPSGHTFERRSIQRWLDGGHRTCPVTNLLLPPDPTLIPNHALRRLIAAVSVSPAAVSADKGDCQGQGVAPVSSSSVLGMLRLAKSGPAGRREVLESGAVAVLLQHAAAGDEAAARALLYLSLDGDDARVGLVADGAVDALCAAVSGGGAAAAHAATALTSLATLGVNKCTIGAHPSAVPALSRLLWRGGARERREAATTLYELCKLPENRRRTVRAGAAPALVELAANGSARAVEVLGLLAKNREGRHDLSKIPDIVAVLCTVAGSGNARAIDQALVVLNWICSESNELAMEAIKLGAFQLCEALVNDDNCKIAKNAVELARTLEKA, encoded by the coding sequence ATGGAGGTGTCCAAGCAGGCGTCCTGGCCCGACGACTTCCTCTGCCCCATCTCGCTCGAGCTCATGACGGACCCCGTCATCCTCCCCTCCGGCCACACCTTCGAGCGCCGCAGCATCCAGCGCTGGCTCGACGGGGGCCACCGAACCTGCCCCGTCACCAACCTGCTTCTCCCCCCTGACCCCACGCTCATCCCCAACCACGCGCTGCGTCGCCTCATAGCGGCCGTTTCCGTTTCGCCGGCGGCCGTGTCCGCGGACAAGGGGGACTGCCAGGGGCAAGGGGTGGCGCCGGTGTCGTCCTCCTCCGTCTTGGGGATGCTCAGGCTGGCCAAGTCTGGGCCGGCCGGGCGGAGGGAGGTGCTGGAGTCCGGCGCGGTCGCGGTGCTGCTCCAGCACGCGGCCGCGGGGGACGAGGCGGCCGCTAGGGCGCTCCTGTATCTCAGCCTCGACGGCGACGACGCGCGCGTGGGCCTCGTGGCGGACGGCGCCGTCGACGCGCTCTGCGCggccgtgtccggcggcggcgcggccgctgCCCACGCGGCTACGGCGCTGACGAGCCTCGCCACCCTGGGCGTCAACAAGTGCACCATCGGGGCGCATCCCTCTGCCGTCCCGGCGCTGTCCAGGCTGCTCTGGCGCGGCGGCGCGCGGGAGCGCCGCGAGGCCGCGACAACCCTGTACGAGCTCTGCAAGCTGCCCGAGAACCGCCGGCGCACGGTGCGCGCCGGGGCCGCGCCGGCGCTCGTCGAGCTGGCCGCCAATGGCTCTGCCCGCGCCGTCGAGGTGCTCGGTCTCCTGGCCAAGAACCGCGAGGGCCGCCACGACCTGTCCAAAATCCCAGACATCGTGGCCGTGCTCTGCACTGTGGCCGGCAGCGGCAACGCCCGTGCAATCGACCAGGCCCTGGTCGTCCTCAACTGGATTTGCTCCGAGAGCAACGAATTGGCAATGGAGGCAATAAAGCTGGGAGCTTTCCAGCTCTGTGAGGCTCTGGTGAACGACGACAACTGCAAGATTGCCAAGAACGCCGTGGAATTAGCCCGGACACTCGAGAAAGCTTAG